The DNA region GTCCGGGTTTTGCTGGCGCCCGCATGGCCGCACCGGGACAAGGCTGTGGAGGAGATTATCCGCCGGGGCACTGAACTGGGAGTCGCCGGGTTTCACTTCTGGCGGGCGGAACGGAGCCAGCGTCCAACCGGCGGGCTGGACCGGTGGGAGCGGTGCGTGGTGGACTCGTGCAAGCAGTGCGGCCGTCCCGCATTTCCAGACGTGAACGCATGGGACTCCCTGTCGGCGCTGTTGGACGGGGTGCCGGGCAGGGTGGTGGCGGCGGATTTGGAGGAGACACCGTCGGAGGTGGTTGTTCTGGGCCCCGCCGGGCCGGACTTGTTGCTGGTGGTGGGCCCAGAGGGCGACTTCACGGAGGGGGAGCGCGCCCTGCTGACGGAAAAGGGGGCCGCCAGGGTGAGTCTGGGTGCCCAGGTGCTGCGGCTGGAGGTGGCCGCCGTCACCCTGGCCACACTGGCGCTGAACGGGGCTGGTTTGCTGGGGACACAGTTTATGGCGAAACGGGACGCTTGAACCGCGGCGACGTTGCTGGTAGTCTGGCGTGGCGGCCGGGGGTGAGTCCCGGCGGCGCGAGGCGGATTCATGGAGGTTTGCGGCATGGCCGAAGACACGATTTTTGGCAAAATAATCCGGGGGGAAATTCCCTGCGACAAGGTGTATGAGGACGACGCGTATCTGGCGTTCCGGGACATTCATCCCGCCGCGCCGGTGCATGTGCTCGTGATTCCCAAGAAACCCATCCCCACATTGAACGACGCCGGGGAGGCTGACGCGGCGCTGTTGGGCGGGCTGCTGCTGTGCGCGGCCCGTGTCGCGCGCATCCTGGGTGTCGGGGAGACAGGGTACCGGACGGTCATTAACTGCGGCAGGGAGGCGGGCCAGGAGGTTTTTCACCTGCATCTGCATCTGCTGGGAGGCCGGGGCATGTCCTGGCCGCCCGGATGATTGAAGGGGCCGGCGCCTTGAGACAGGATTTCGCGATAGACACCGGCACCCGGCTCTGCGCGGTCATCGGGCATCCCGTGGGCCACTCCTTGTCCCCCGCGATGCACAACGCCGCGTTTCAGGCGATGGGGCTGAATTATGTCTATCTGGCTTTTGATGTGGCCGATGTGGGGGCCTGCCTCGGCGGCATGCGGGCGCTGCGCGGTTTCCGGGGGATGAGCGTGACCATCCCCCACAAAATGGCCGTCATGCCCCACCTGGACGAGGTGGACGAAATGGCCCGGCGCGTCGGGTGTGTGAACACCGTCACCTGCGAGGACGGCCGGCTGCTGGGCACGGTCACGGATGGATTGGGCACGCTGCGGGCCTTTGCGGACGCGGGGGTCTCCCTCAAGGGCAGGCGCATTCTTTTCACCGGGGCGGGGGGCGCGGTGCGCGCCGTGGCCTTTGCCATGGCGGACGCGGCGCCGGCGCAAATCACACTGCTGGGACGGGCCCCTGAAAAGGTGGCCTCGCTGGCGGAGGACCTGCGCGGGGAAACGGGGGTCACGGTGCGGACAGGCGCGCTGGAGGACGCGGTGCCGGAGCTGGACGGGCATGATATCCTGGTGCAGGGCACGCCGATCGGCATGCACGGCCATGACGAGGGGCGGAGCGCCGTTCCCGGCGGACGGCTCAGGCCGGACCATGTGGTTTTCGACATGGTTTACCGTCCGAGACGCACACGGCTGCTGGAGGATGCGCGGGCGGCGGGGTGTGTTACGATAGAGGGCCTGGAGATGCTGTTGAACCAGGCCGCGCTTCAGTTTGAGCGCTGGACGGGCCTGACGGCCCCCTCGACGGTGATGCGCCGGGCTTTGGAGTCGGCGCTTTCGGTGTGAT from Candidatus Hydrogenedentota bacterium includes:
- a CDS encoding 16S rRNA (uracil(1498)-N(3))-methyltransferase produces the protein MTPGGEVPLPSGEAHHALRVLRIKAGETVGLFDGRGTEAWGAFTPVDRRAALVRVEGVRRHEAPSVRVLLAPAWPHRDKAVEEIIRRGTELGVAGFHFWRAERSQRPTGGLDRWERCVVDSCKQCGRPAFPDVNAWDSLSALLDGVPGRVVAADLEETPSEVVVLGPAGPDLLLVVGPEGDFTEGERALLTEKGAARVSLGAQVLRLEVAAVTLATLALNGAGLLGTQFMAKRDA
- a CDS encoding histidine triad nucleotide-binding protein codes for the protein MAEDTIFGKIIRGEIPCDKVYEDDAYLAFRDIHPAAPVHVLVIPKKPIPTLNDAGEADAALLGGLLLCAARVARILGVGETGYRTVINCGREAGQEVFHLHLHLLGGRGMSWPPG
- a CDS encoding shikimate dehydrogenase; its protein translation is MIEGAGALRQDFAIDTGTRLCAVIGHPVGHSLSPAMHNAAFQAMGLNYVYLAFDVADVGACLGGMRALRGFRGMSVTIPHKMAVMPHLDEVDEMARRVGCVNTVTCEDGRLLGTVTDGLGTLRAFADAGVSLKGRRILFTGAGGAVRAVAFAMADAAPAQITLLGRAPEKVASLAEDLRGETGVTVRTGALEDAVPELDGHDILVQGTPIGMHGHDEGRSAVPGGRLRPDHVVFDMVYRPRRTRLLEDARAAGCVTIEGLEMLLNQAALQFERWTGLTAPSTVMRRALESALSV